The following are encoded in a window of Haliaeetus albicilla chromosome 1, bHalAlb1.1, whole genome shotgun sequence genomic DNA:
- the TMEM144 gene encoding transmembrane protein 144 isoform X3: MNIGKAYSAFNNSNGTDLAIGFTSSTVAVLLFGTNFVPVKKFDTGDGMFFQWILCASIWIVSLVVNLIQNCPRFWPLAMVGGFLWATGNVAVVPIIKTIGLALGLLIWASFNLLTGWASSRFGWFGIDPEEVSRPILNYIGAGLSLLSAVIFLFIKTEVQSSSASLESTPLLRERSINVSEDTSDDSWVKRLSPAKKRLIGCSLAVVAGILYGSSFIPVLYIKDHGRRNETMYTGASQFDLDYVFAHFSGIFLTSTIYFLIYCAVRKNKPNVYPQAILPGFVSGVLWAIANCCWFIANHYLSAVVSFPIITAMEAGKRSTCSGVAE; this comes from the exons ATGAACATTGGGAAAGCTTACAGTGCCTTTAACAACAGCAATGGAACAGATCTAGCTATTGGCTTTACCTCCTCCACAGTAGCTGTCCTTCTATTTGGGACAAACTTTGTGCCTGTTAAGAAGTTTGATACTGGTGATG GCATGTTCTTCCAGTGGATTCTCTGTGCCTCCATATGGATAGTTTCTTTGGTGGTCAATTTAATCCAGAATTGCCCCCGGTTTTGGCCTCTGGCTATGGTTGGGGGTTTCCTGTGGGCTACGG gcAATGTTGCAGTTGTCCCTATTATTAAAACTATTGGCTTAGCTCTTGGTCTTTTGATATGGGCTTCTTTTAATTTGCTGACAGGTTGGGCAAGTTCAAG ATTTGGTTGGTTTGGAATTGACCCAGAAGAGGTATCAAGACCAATCTTAAATTATATTGGAGCTGGACTTTCACTATTAAG tgctgtcatatttctttttataaaaactgAAGTCCAGAGTTCTTCAGCTTCATTAGAAAGCACGCCTTTACTGAGAGAAAGA TCTATTAATGTTTCTGAAGATACCTCTGATGACTCATGGGTGAAGAGACTTTCTCCAGCAAAAAAGAGACTCAT AGGATGTAGCCTGGCTGTAGTAGCTGGAATACTCTACGGTTCCAGTTTTATACCAGTACTTTACATCAAGGACcatggaagaagaaatgaaactaTGTACACAGGAGCAAGTCAATTTG atttAGATTATGTTTTTGCACACTTCAGTGGAATATTTCTTACAAGTACCATCTACTTCTTGATCTACTGTGCAgtcaggaaaaataaacctaATGTTTATCCCCAAGCCATATTGCCAG gaTTTGTTTCTGGTGTGCTTTGGGCAATAGCCAATTGCTGCTGGTTCATAGCCAATCACTATCTCAGTGCAGTGGTCAGCTTTCCAATAATTACTGCA
- the TMEM144 gene encoding transmembrane protein 144 isoform X2 has product MNIGKAYSAFNNSNGTDLAIGFTSSTVAVLLFGTNFVPVKKFDTGDGMFFQWILCASIWIVSLVVNLIQNCPRFWPLAMVGGFLWATGNVAVVPIIKTIGLALGLLIWASFNLLTGWASSRFGWFGIDPEEVSRPILNYIGAGLSLLSAVIFLFIKTEVQSSSASLESTPLLRERSINVSEDTSDDSWVKRLSPAKKRLIGCSLAVVAGILYGSSFIPVLYIKDHGRRNETMYTGASQFDLDYVFAHFSGIFLTSTIYFLIYCAVRKNKPNVYPQAILPGFVSGVLWAIANCCWFIANHYLSAVVSFPIITALLNKQNRLCIAENNVLMQMREK; this is encoded by the exons ATGAACATTGGGAAAGCTTACAGTGCCTTTAACAACAGCAATGGAACAGATCTAGCTATTGGCTTTACCTCCTCCACAGTAGCTGTCCTTCTATTTGGGACAAACTTTGTGCCTGTTAAGAAGTTTGATACTGGTGATG GCATGTTCTTCCAGTGGATTCTCTGTGCCTCCATATGGATAGTTTCTTTGGTGGTCAATTTAATCCAGAATTGCCCCCGGTTTTGGCCTCTGGCTATGGTTGGGGGTTTCCTGTGGGCTACGG gcAATGTTGCAGTTGTCCCTATTATTAAAACTATTGGCTTAGCTCTTGGTCTTTTGATATGGGCTTCTTTTAATTTGCTGACAGGTTGGGCAAGTTCAAG ATTTGGTTGGTTTGGAATTGACCCAGAAGAGGTATCAAGACCAATCTTAAATTATATTGGAGCTGGACTTTCACTATTAAG tgctgtcatatttctttttataaaaactgAAGTCCAGAGTTCTTCAGCTTCATTAGAAAGCACGCCTTTACTGAGAGAAAGA TCTATTAATGTTTCTGAAGATACCTCTGATGACTCATGGGTGAAGAGACTTTCTCCAGCAAAAAAGAGACTCAT AGGATGTAGCCTGGCTGTAGTAGCTGGAATACTCTACGGTTCCAGTTTTATACCAGTACTTTACATCAAGGACcatggaagaagaaatgaaactaTGTACACAGGAGCAAGTCAATTTG atttAGATTATGTTTTTGCACACTTCAGTGGAATATTTCTTACAAGTACCATCTACTTCTTGATCTACTGTGCAgtcaggaaaaataaacctaATGTTTATCCCCAAGCCATATTGCCAG gaTTTGTTTCTGGTGTGCTTTGGGCAATAGCCAATTGCTGCTGGTTCATAGCCAATCACTATCTCAGTGCAGTGGTCAGCTTTCCAATAATTACTGCA
- the TMEM144 gene encoding transmembrane protein 144 isoform X4 codes for MNIGKAYSAFNNSNGTDLAIGFTSSTVAVLLFGTNFVPVKKFDTGDGMFFQWILCASIWIVSLVVNLIQNCPRFWPLAMVGGFLWATGNVAVVPIIKTIGLALGLLIWASFNLLTGWASSRFGWFGIDPEEVSRPILNYIGAGLSLLSAVIFLFIKTEVQSSSASLESTPLLRERSINVSEDTSDDSWVKRLSPAKKRLIGCSLAVVAGILYGSSFIPVLYIKDHGRRNETMYTGASQFDLDYVFAHFSGIFLTSTIYFLIYCAVRKNKPNVYPQAILPGFVSGVLWAIANCCWFIANHYLSAVVSFPIITAL; via the exons ATGAACATTGGGAAAGCTTACAGTGCCTTTAACAACAGCAATGGAACAGATCTAGCTATTGGCTTTACCTCCTCCACAGTAGCTGTCCTTCTATTTGGGACAAACTTTGTGCCTGTTAAGAAGTTTGATACTGGTGATG GCATGTTCTTCCAGTGGATTCTCTGTGCCTCCATATGGATAGTTTCTTTGGTGGTCAATTTAATCCAGAATTGCCCCCGGTTTTGGCCTCTGGCTATGGTTGGGGGTTTCCTGTGGGCTACGG gcAATGTTGCAGTTGTCCCTATTATTAAAACTATTGGCTTAGCTCTTGGTCTTTTGATATGGGCTTCTTTTAATTTGCTGACAGGTTGGGCAAGTTCAAG ATTTGGTTGGTTTGGAATTGACCCAGAAGAGGTATCAAGACCAATCTTAAATTATATTGGAGCTGGACTTTCACTATTAAG tgctgtcatatttctttttataaaaactgAAGTCCAGAGTTCTTCAGCTTCATTAGAAAGCACGCCTTTACTGAGAGAAAGA TCTATTAATGTTTCTGAAGATACCTCTGATGACTCATGGGTGAAGAGACTTTCTCCAGCAAAAAAGAGACTCAT AGGATGTAGCCTGGCTGTAGTAGCTGGAATACTCTACGGTTCCAGTTTTATACCAGTACTTTACATCAAGGACcatggaagaagaaatgaaactaTGTACACAGGAGCAAGTCAATTTG atttAGATTATGTTTTTGCACACTTCAGTGGAATATTTCTTACAAGTACCATCTACTTCTTGATCTACTGTGCAgtcaggaaaaataaacctaATGTTTATCCCCAAGCCATATTGCCAG gaTTTGTTTCTGGTGTGCTTTGGGCAATAGCCAATTGCTGCTGGTTCATAGCCAATCACTATCTCAGTGCAGTGGTCAGCTTTCCAATAATTACTGCA